From Draconibacterium halophilum, one genomic window encodes:
- a CDS encoding aldo/keto reductase encodes MERNYDLDHSIEYNSIDDSIKEDTQMSRMRSLGNTGLFCPQIIYGTSYLGNLYRELSEVEKLSLMQEWFNVADGKVMIDSAGKYGAGLALEVIGQGLEKLCIDPSQVTISNKLGWYRVPLSSPEPTFEPGAWANLKYDAVQKISYNGILECWQQGCELLGGKYKPEIVSVHDPDEYLMAATDDKDRQKRMDEILGAYKALFKLKEKGEVKAVGIGSKDWLIIKELYEKMKFDWVMFANKFTVYHHPKAIVDFIVQLEKDGVGIINSAIFNAGFLTGGKYFDYRVVDSENPADRHLFAWREKFFAVCKKHNVSPGDACLKFALSAPQITAIAINPSKPHRMAHNKTVLNQEFPEAFWANLKSEKIIEVEYPYL; translated from the coding sequence ATGGAGCGGAATTATGATCTGGATCATAGTATCGAATATAATAGCATTGATGATTCAATTAAAGAAGACACACAAATGAGTAGGATGCGATCATTGGGAAATACAGGATTATTCTGTCCACAAATAATTTACGGAACCAGTTATCTGGGAAATCTTTACCGTGAACTCTCGGAAGTTGAAAAGCTAAGCCTCATGCAGGAATGGTTTAATGTAGCTGATGGGAAAGTAATGATAGACAGTGCCGGGAAATACGGTGCCGGCCTTGCATTGGAAGTTATTGGACAAGGGCTGGAAAAACTTTGTATTGATCCCTCTCAGGTTACAATAAGCAATAAGTTGGGTTGGTATCGTGTGCCGCTATCAAGTCCTGAGCCAACATTTGAGCCGGGAGCCTGGGCAAACCTAAAATACGATGCTGTCCAAAAGATCAGTTATAATGGAATTTTGGAATGCTGGCAACAGGGTTGTGAATTGTTGGGTGGAAAATATAAGCCCGAAATCGTTTCTGTTCACGACCCCGATGAATATTTAATGGCTGCAACCGACGATAAAGACCGGCAAAAACGTATGGACGAAATTTTAGGTGCTTATAAAGCTTTATTCAAACTAAAGGAGAAAGGCGAAGTAAAAGCGGTTGGTATTGGCTCAAAAGACTGGTTGATTATAAAAGAATTGTACGAAAAGATGAAATTCGATTGGGTGATGTTTGCTAATAAATTTACCGTTTATCATCATCCAAAGGCCATTGTTGATTTTATTGTTCAACTTGAAAAGGATGGAGTTGGTATTATCAACTCGGCGATATTTAACGCAGGGTTTTTAACCGGCGGCAAATATTTTGATTATAGGGTTGTCGACTCGGAAAATCCAGCAGATCGACATTTGTTTGCCTGGCGCGAAAAGTTTTTTGCAGTCTGTAAGAAACACAATGTTTCTCCAGGTGATGCCTGTTTAAAGTTTGCGCTCTCGGCACCACAGATTACTGCGATTGCGATAAATCCCAGCAAACCTCACCGTATGGCACATAATAAAACGGTTTTGAATCAGGAATTTCCAGAAGCATTTTGGGCTAATCTAAAAAGTGAAAAGATTATTGAAGTTGAATATCCTTATTTATAA
- the pyrB gene encoding aspartate carbamoyltransferase, translating into MKKDLISITDFSKEEYLRIMELAADFEKNPNQELLKGKVVASLFFEPSTRTRLSFETAINRLGGRIVGFADPDSSSATKGETLHDTIRMVSNYADIIVMRHPLEGAARYAAEVSSVPIINAGDGANQHPTQTLLDMYSILKTQGTLDDLNLFMVGDLKFGRTVHSLLQAMSVFENPIFNFIAPESLQMPRGFKHHLEERGIRYFEHEEFTDIISEADIIYMTRVQKERFSDPIEYEKVKDVYILNKAMLENTKPNVRVLHPLPRVNEIATDVDSSEKAYYFEQALNGVFTREAIISHVMNLK; encoded by the coding sequence ATGAAGAAGGATTTAATTTCAATCACAGATTTCTCGAAAGAAGAATATCTGAGAATTATGGAACTGGCTGCGGATTTTGAGAAGAATCCAAACCAGGAGCTTTTGAAAGGGAAAGTTGTTGCTTCCCTTTTTTTTGAGCCATCAACACGCACACGCTTAAGTTTCGAAACGGCCATTAATCGATTGGGAGGACGAATTGTTGGTTTTGCTGATCCCGACAGCTCGAGTGCTACAAAAGGAGAAACGCTGCACGACACCATAAGAATGGTAAGCAACTATGCCGACATTATTGTAATGCGCCATCCGCTGGAAGGTGCAGCACGCTATGCTGCAGAAGTGTCCAGTGTTCCCATTATAAATGCCGGAGACGGTGCCAATCAGCACCCAACACAAACGCTTCTCGATATGTATTCCATTTTAAAAACTCAGGGAACACTTGATGATCTGAACCTGTTTATGGTTGGCGATCTTAAATTTGGAAGAACTGTACACTCGCTACTGCAAGCCATGTCAGTTTTCGAGAATCCGATTTTCAACTTCATTGCCCCCGAAAGTCTGCAAATGCCACGCGGTTTTAAACACCACCTTGAAGAAAGAGGCATTCGTTATTTTGAGCACGAAGAGTTTACCGATATTATTTCAGAAGCAGATATTATTTACATGACCCGCGTTCAAAAAGAACGTTTCTCTGATCCTATCGAATACGAAAAAGTTAAAGATGTGTATATTCTAAATAAAGCAATGCTGGAAAATACCAAACCAAATGTTCGGGTATTACATCCGCTTCCACGCGTTAACGAAATTGCCACCGATGTTGACAGCAGCGAAAAAGCTTATTATTTTGAACAGGCACTGAATGGTGTTTTCACCCGCGAAGCGATTATTTCACATGTAATGAACCTTAAATAA
- a CDS encoding MFS transporter, which produces MKTNSQKVSVLEKIGYSLGDLAANLVFQTLVTFLAFFYTDIYGLQNEHASVIMLTVGLVAAFAFNPIIGALADRTHSRWGKFRPWILFTAIPLGVIALLAFTTPNFTYKGKLIYAAGTYTLLLLAYAASNLPYSALSGVLTGDMSERNSLSSYRFAAVMFAQFFVQVFMLPIILHVGDGDKAAGIESVMTWMAIIGTGLLLITFLTTKERVVPRPEQTSSLKEDLGDLFKNRPWIIMLTLTILVFVTLAMKGGSYVYYFNNYVDEAALQSFLQPILDSFTSVGINFFDSDIASAGFGLFNAGGIICSMIGIAVSSKLANKFGKRDVFGTTLFIATLFIVSFLFYNPEDVRLMFLAQALHMFFYGVTTPILWAMIADVADYSEWVNNRRATAIIFSAMMVGLKAGLAIGGAIVTWILGIYGYVSKDAVAAGQELVQPETVAQGAKMLVSIYPSIPFLIGVALLFFYEINKKKEVQIQEDLIQRRL; this is translated from the coding sequence ATGAAAACTAACTCACAGAAAGTTTCTGTACTGGAAAAAATAGGATACAGCCTTGGCGACCTGGCTGCCAACCTGGTGTTTCAAACCCTGGTTACTTTCCTGGCGTTTTTCTATACTGATATTTATGGATTACAGAACGAACACGCATCAGTAATTATGTTGACCGTAGGCCTGGTAGCAGCTTTTGCTTTTAATCCGATTATTGGCGCTTTGGCCGATCGCACACATTCACGCTGGGGAAAATTTCGCCCCTGGATTTTGTTTACAGCCATTCCTTTAGGAGTAATTGCCTTGCTGGCTTTTACAACGCCCAATTTTACGTACAAAGGAAAACTGATTTACGCAGCCGGAACTTACACCTTGTTGTTGCTGGCTTATGCGGCAAGTAATTTACCATATTCGGCATTAAGTGGCGTACTTACCGGCGATATGTCGGAGCGAAACAGTTTGTCGTCGTACCGTTTTGCGGCCGTAATGTTTGCCCAATTTTTTGTACAGGTATTTATGTTGCCCATTATTTTGCATGTGGGCGATGGCGATAAAGCGGCCGGAATAGAATCGGTAATGACCTGGATGGCCATAATTGGCACCGGACTTTTATTGATTACTTTCCTAACAACAAAAGAGCGTGTAGTTCCCCGTCCTGAACAAACATCAAGCTTAAAAGAAGACCTGGGTGATTTATTCAAAAACCGTCCATGGATCATCATGTTAACGCTAACTATTCTGGTTTTTGTTACACTGGCCATGAAAGGCGGTTCGTATGTTTATTATTTCAACAATTACGTTGATGAAGCAGCTTTGCAAAGTTTTCTTCAACCCATTCTTGATTCCTTTACCAGTGTTGGAATTAACTTTTTTGATTCGGATATAGCTTCGGCAGGCTTTGGATTATTTAATGCCGGAGGAATAATATGCTCGATGATTGGTATTGCTGTTTCCAGTAAACTGGCCAACAAATTCGGAAAGCGCGATGTATTTGGAACAACCTTGTTCATTGCCACCTTATTTATTGTGTCATTCCTGTTTTATAATCCTGAAGACGTGCGATTAATGTTTTTAGCGCAGGCACTTCATATGTTTTTCTATGGAGTTACAACCCCAATTCTATGGGCAATGATTGCCGATGTTGCCGACTATTCGGAGTGGGTAAACAACCGCCGCGCCACGGCAATAATTTTCTCGGCAATGATGGTAGGATTAAAAGCCGGTCTGGCAATTGGAGGTGCAATTGTTACCTGGATTCTGGGTATCTACGGCTATGTATCGAAAGATGCAGTAGCAGCCGGGCAGGAACTTGTTCAGCCCGAAACCGTGGCACAGGGAGCAAAAATGCTGGTTAGTATTTATCCTTCGATTCCTTTTTTAATCGGAGTAGCGCTACTTTTCTTTTACGAAATAAATAAAAAGAAAGAAGTACAGATTCAGGAAGATTTAATACAGCGAAGATTATAA
- a CDS encoding IMPACT family protein, whose amino-acid sequence MDDQYKTIETPSTGYFKDKGSKFYSYAYPLKNEDEVKELVNALKKEHHSARHHCYAWRLGTEEIRTRANDDGEPSSTAGKPILGQLQSYDVTNILVVVVRYFGGTLLGVSGLINAYRSATVEALNNANILSKLIEIQYELKFEYDMLNTVMNKLKQDNYDIVTTDFQESCRLIFKARKSEDESAFGSFKEIYGIEIKRFS is encoded by the coding sequence ATGGACGATCAATATAAAACCATAGAAACACCGAGTACCGGCTACTTTAAAGACAAAGGCAGCAAATTTTACTCGTATGCCTATCCTTTAAAAAATGAAGACGAAGTGAAAGAGCTGGTTAACGCATTAAAAAAAGAACACCACAGCGCGCGTCATCATTGTTATGCATGGCGATTGGGAACTGAAGAAATACGCACACGGGCCAACGACGACGGCGAACCATCATCTACAGCAGGAAAACCCATTTTAGGGCAATTACAAAGTTACGATGTAACAAATATTCTGGTGGTGGTAGTTCGTTATTTCGGAGGCACACTGCTCGGTGTTAGTGGCCTTATCAATGCTTACCGGTCGGCTACTGTTGAAGCACTGAACAATGCTAATATTTTATCAAAACTCATTGAAATTCAGTATGAACTGAAATTTGAGTACGATATGCTGAATACAGTAATGAACAAGCTGAAACAGGACAACTACGATATTGTAACGACCGATTTCCAGGAAAGCTGCCGATTGATATTTAAAGCCCGAAAATCGGAGGATGAGAGCGCTTTCGGATCGTTTAAAGAAATATACGGGATAGAAATAAAGCGATTCAGTTAG
- a CDS encoding SDR family oxidoreductase — MFSLKDKVAIVTGGGGVLGGSIARSLIEAGVKVAILDIREDNVNSRVEELQQVGGEAVGFVSSVLDIDDLKKTRELLLAKWGKIDILINAAGGNMPGATLTEQQTVFDMKIDDFQKVTDLNLNGTVFPSLVFGEAMSNVGEGSIITISSMATYSAISRVLGYSVSKTGINIFTQWMAMEMATKFSEKIRVNSIAPGFFIGDQNRNVLINPDGSYTERSKKVIARTPMGRFGDIKELNGAVQFLCSEAASFITGVILPVDGGFSSFSGV, encoded by the coding sequence ATGTTTAGTTTAAAAGACAAGGTTGCTATTGTAACTGGCGGAGGGGGAGTTTTGGGGGGAAGTATTGCCCGCAGTTTAATTGAAGCAGGTGTAAAAGTGGCCATTCTTGATATTCGCGAAGATAATGTAAATAGCAGGGTTGAGGAACTTCAACAGGTTGGAGGCGAGGCTGTTGGTTTTGTATCTAGTGTGCTCGACATTGATGACCTAAAGAAAACAAGGGAGTTACTTCTTGCGAAATGGGGAAAGATTGATATTCTGATTAATGCAGCTGGAGGAAATATGCCCGGAGCTACCTTAACCGAACAACAAACGGTGTTCGATATGAAAATTGATGACTTTCAGAAAGTAACCGACCTGAACCTAAATGGGACTGTTTTTCCAAGTCTTGTTTTTGGTGAAGCCATGTCGAATGTGGGAGAAGGAAGCATCATCACCATTTCATCAATGGCTACCTATTCGGCTATTTCGCGTGTTCTGGGTTATTCGGTGTCAAAAACCGGCATCAATATTTTTACACAGTGGATGGCCATGGAAATGGCCACAAAATTCAGTGAAAAAATACGGGTAAATTCTATTGCTCCGGGCTTTTTTATTGGCGACCAGAACCGAAATGTTTTGATCAATCCTGACGGATCGTACACCGAGCGAAGTAAAAAAGTAATTGCACGCACACCGATGGGACGCTTTGGCGATATAAAAGAATTGAACGGTGCGGTGCAGTTTTTATGCTCCGAGGCCGCATCATTTATTACCGGTGTAATTCTACCCGTAGATGGCGGTTTTAGTTCGTTTAGCGGCGTGTAA
- a CDS encoding glycoside hydrolase family 43 protein: MKKARYLVEDLYTADPAAHVFNGKIYIYPSHDVESGIPENDLGDHFDMRDYHVFSMDDIDGEVTDHGVALAVKDIPWSGRQLWDSDCAFKNGKYYLYFPLKDKTDIFRIGVAISDKPEGPFVPQEAPMKGSYSIDPCVFEDEDGNHYMYFGGLWGGQLQRYRDNKAIECGQEPADDEQALPARVAKLSDDMLEFGEEPKALVILDENGEAVKAGDHGRRFFEASWMHKYNGKYYFSYSTGNTHKLCYAVGDNPYGPFTYQGVILTPVVGWTTHHSIVEFKGKWYLFHHDCVPSKGKTWLRSMKVVELEYDANGKIITIEGTAE; this comes from the coding sequence ATGAAGAAAGCTCGATACCTGGTTGAAGACCTTTATACTGCCGATCCGGCAGCACATGTTTTTAATGGGAAAATTTATATCTACCCCTCGCACGATGTGGAATCGGGAATTCCTGAAAACGACCTGGGCGATCATTTTGATATGCGCGACTACCATGTTTTTTCGATGGACGATATCGACGGAGAAGTTACTGATCATGGAGTAGCGCTCGCTGTAAAAGACATTCCGTGGTCGGGCCGCCAGTTGTGGGATAGCGACTGTGCTTTTAAAAACGGAAAATACTACCTCTATTTTCCGCTGAAAGATAAAACGGATATTTTCCGCATTGGTGTCGCCATCAGCGATAAACCTGAAGGACCATTTGTACCTCAGGAAGCACCAATGAAAGGCAGTTACTCTATCGATCCTTGTGTTTTTGAGGATGAAGATGGAAATCATTACATGTATTTTGGTGGTTTATGGGGCGGCCAGTTGCAACGTTACCGCGATAACAAAGCCATTGAATGTGGCCAGGAACCTGCCGACGATGAACAGGCACTGCCGGCGCGTGTTGCCAAATTAAGCGACGATATGCTGGAGTTTGGCGAAGAACCAAAAGCATTGGTTATTTTGGATGAAAACGGCGAGGCGGTTAAAGCCGGCGACCACGGCCGACGTTTTTTCGAAGCCTCGTGGATGCATAAATACAACGGCAAATATTACTTTTCGTATTCAACCGGAAACACGCACAAATTGTGCTATGCTGTTGGCGACAATCCTTATGGCCCGTTTACCTACCAAGGTGTAATTTTAACGCCGGTTGTGGGCTGGACAACACACCATTCGATTGTTGAATTTAAAGGAAAATGGTACCTGTTTCATCACGACTGTGTTCCTTCAAAAGGAAAAACCTGGCTACGTAGCATGAAAGTTGTTGAACTGGAATACGATGCTAATGGAAAAATAATTACCATCGAAGGAACAGCAGAATAA
- the uxuA gene encoding mannonate dehydratase has translation MALEKTWRWFGEKDLVTLDGLQQIGVEGVVTALHHIPNGEVWPVDEIMKVKTAIEKRGMRWSVVESLPVSEGIKICSTDRERLITNYQQSVRNLGECGIDTICYNFMPVLDWARTDLHFKLKNGGESMYFDFPTFVAFDVFILKRPGAKSDYPAEIVKKAQEVFEKMTEQEADELAYNIIVVTQGFIDGVIDGSVSDPKDLFLEFIHRYKNIGKDQLRNNLKAFLDDVIPVAEEAGVKLAIHPDDPPFPVLGLPRIIGQLEDYEWLFQANTSPNNGVTFCAGSLSARKENNLLEVIEKTRDRIHFVHLRNTLLLEDGSFYESGHLSGTQNMPKIMLALLQEQKRRIKMGRADVKMPVRPDHGIKIIDDYKASYNPGYPLIGRLKGLAELDGLMSGIDFMLTSNE, from the coding sequence ATGGCTTTAGAAAAAACGTGGCGTTGGTTTGGCGAGAAAGACCTGGTAACGCTTGATGGTTTGCAACAAATAGGAGTGGAAGGAGTGGTTACAGCCCTACACCACATTCCAAATGGTGAGGTGTGGCCGGTTGACGAGATAATGAAGGTAAAAACAGCCATCGAAAAACGAGGTATGCGTTGGAGCGTAGTGGAAAGCCTTCCGGTTTCAGAGGGGATAAAAATCTGTTCGACCGACCGCGAACGTTTAATTACCAATTACCAACAATCGGTGCGAAACCTTGGCGAATGTGGCATCGACACCATTTGCTACAATTTTATGCCTGTTTTAGACTGGGCACGAACCGATCTGCATTTCAAGCTAAAGAATGGCGGGGAATCGATGTATTTTGATTTTCCAACTTTTGTGGCTTTCGATGTTTTTATCTTAAAACGCCCGGGCGCAAAAAGTGATTATCCGGCAGAGATCGTTAAAAAAGCCCAGGAGGTTTTTGAAAAGATGACGGAACAGGAAGCCGATGAACTGGCCTACAATATTATTGTCGTTACGCAAGGTTTTATTGATGGTGTGATTGATGGCTCAGTGTCAGATCCAAAAGACCTTTTTCTAGAGTTTATCCACCGTTACAAAAACATCGGGAAAGATCAACTACGCAACAATTTAAAAGCTTTTCTTGATGATGTTATTCCGGTTGCTGAAGAAGCCGGTGTAAAATTGGCTATTCATCCCGATGATCCGCCATTTCCGGTTTTGGGATTACCACGAATTATTGGTCAGCTAGAAGATTATGAGTGGCTTTTTCAGGCAAATACTTCGCCAAATAACGGCGTAACATTTTGTGCAGGTTCGTTATCAGCAAGAAAAGAAAACAATTTGCTTGAGGTGATTGAAAAAACCCGCGATCGCATTCATTTTGTGCACTTACGAAATACCCTTTTACTTGAGGATGGTAGTTTTTACGAATCGGGGCATTTGTCCGGAACCCAAAATATGCCCAAAATTATGCTTGCTTTACTTCAGGAACAGAAACGCAGGATAAAAATGGGAAGAGCGGATGTGAAAATGCCAGTTCGTCCTGATCATGGTATTAAAATTATAGATGATTATAAAGCCTCCTATAACCCCGGATATCCTTTAATCGGACGGCTGAAAGGACTTGCTGAATTGGATGGATTAATGAGTGGAATTGATTTTATGCTTACTTCGAATGAATAA
- a CDS encoding endo-1,4-beta-xylanase translates to MKKINGFVLFVLLAGIFAACNTETTTESKKTATLKEAFADKFYIGTALNEWQITGRDTAAVKVIKNQFSAIVAENCMKSGPIHPKEDEYNFELPDQFVEFGVENNKFITGHCLIWHSQAPRWFFSDDEGNDVSREVMIQRMKDHIYTVVGRYKGKIKGWDVVNEAIMEDGSMRNSKFLQIVGNDFIKLAFQFAHEADPDAELYYNDYNEWYPGKRDAIVQMVRDLKADGIRIDGIGMQGHIGMDSPSLEDYEAAIEAYANEGMKVMVTELDMSILPNRRRDVGADIGTRLEYQKELNPYTDGVPEEKMTEWDNRMLDFFRLFLKHSDSVTRVTLWGVSDGTSWKNGFPIPGRTDYPLLFDRNYQPKSIVPKLIEEASKAENIN, encoded by the coding sequence ATGAAAAAGATTAATGGATTTGTTTTATTTGTTCTACTCGCAGGCATTTTTGCGGCGTGTAATACTGAAACAACAACAGAGTCGAAAAAAACAGCAACATTAAAAGAAGCCTTTGCTGATAAATTTTATATTGGCACAGCTTTAAATGAATGGCAGATTACCGGAAGAGATACTGCCGCAGTTAAGGTGATAAAAAACCAGTTTAGTGCTATTGTTGCCGAAAACTGTATGAAAAGCGGGCCGATTCATCCAAAAGAAGACGAATACAATTTTGAACTTCCCGATCAGTTTGTTGAATTTGGAGTTGAAAACAATAAGTTTATAACCGGCCATTGCCTGATCTGGCATTCGCAGGCTCCACGATGGTTTTTTAGCGATGATGAAGGAAATGATGTTTCGCGCGAAGTGATGATTCAACGCATGAAAGACCACATTTATACAGTAGTTGGTCGTTACAAAGGTAAAATTAAAGGATGGGATGTTGTGAATGAGGCCATTATGGAAGATGGCAGCATGCGAAACAGTAAGTTCCTCCAAATTGTTGGTAACGACTTTATAAAGCTGGCTTTTCAATTTGCGCATGAAGCCGATCCTGATGCAGAATTGTATTACAACGATTATAACGAATGGTATCCGGGAAAACGCGATGCAATTGTTCAGATGGTGCGTGACTTAAAAGCTGACGGTATTCGTATCGACGGAATTGGTATGCAGGGACACATTGGAATGGATAGCCCTTCGCTCGAAGATTATGAAGCAGCAATTGAAGCATATGCTAATGAAGGAATGAAAGTAATGGTTACCGAGTTGGATATGTCGATTTTACCAAATAGGCGTCGCGATGTTGGTGCTGATATTGGTACCCGACTTGAGTACCAAAAAGAGTTGAATCCTTATACCGACGGTGTTCCTGAAGAGAAAATGACGGAGTGGGACAACAGGATGCTCGATTTCTTCCGTCTGTTCCTAAAGCATTCTGATTCTGTTACACGTGTAACACTTTGGGGCGTTTCTGATGGAACATCGTGGAAAAATGGCTTCCCAATTCCGGGGCGCACCGATTATCCGCTCTTGTTCGATCGTAATTATCAACCTAAAAGCATTGTCCCAAAGTTAATAGAAGAAGCTAGTAAAGCAGAAAATATTAATTAG
- the pyrI gene encoding aspartate carbamoyltransferase regulatory subunit: MEKNDMKKKLKLKVSAIKDGTVIDHIPAKSLFEVITILGLDTIENQITFGTNLESGKLGAKAIIKVSDKFFENDEINKIALIAPHAKLNIIRDYEVAEKKIVEIPQKITGIVKCFNPKCITNHEKITSCFSVINTSPVALKCRYCEKITAEDEIKML; the protein is encoded by the coding sequence ATGGAAAAAAATGATATGAAAAAGAAGCTGAAATTAAAAGTCAGCGCCATTAAAGACGGAACAGTGATCGACCATATCCCTGCAAAAAGTTTATTTGAGGTAATAACAATATTGGGTCTTGATACGATTGAAAACCAAATCACTTTTGGAACTAACCTCGAAAGTGGAAAGCTGGGAGCAAAAGCAATTATCAAAGTTTCTGATAAATTTTTTGAAAATGATGAAATCAACAAAATTGCGTTGATTGCACCACACGCCAAACTCAATATCATAAGAGATTACGAGGTGGCCGAAAAGAAAATTGTTGAGATTCCACAAAAGATTACAGGGATTGTAAAATGCTTTAATCCAAAGTGTATTACTAACCACGAAAAGATAACCTCCTGTTTTAGTGTAATTAACACTAGTCCGGTTGCCTTAAAATGCAGATACTGCGAAAAAATAACTGCCGAAGACGAAATAAAAATGTTGTAA
- a CDS encoding amidohydrolase family protein produces the protein MIIDTHHHLWNYNPVEFNWIDDEMATIRKSFLPFDLQSILTKTEVEGLITVQARQSLEETDWLLNLASENDFMKGVVGWLPLADKNIKQILEEYKSNQWLKGVRHVVQGELDPEFILRKDFNCGISLLKDYNLVYDILVFEHQLPNTIHFVDQHPEQQFVVDHIAKPKIKINELEPWAKNIKELAKRENVSCKISGMVTEADYKLWTEEQLTPYLETVFEVFGPSRLMFGSDWPVCLVATSYSNWIFLVKKSISKFTIDEQDLILYENAQRIYNI, from the coding sequence ATGATTATTGATACACATCATCATTTGTGGAATTACAATCCGGTTGAATTTAATTGGATTGATGATGAAATGGCAACCATCAGAAAGTCTTTTTTACCTTTCGATTTGCAATCTATCCTAACAAAAACTGAAGTAGAAGGCCTAATTACAGTTCAAGCACGTCAATCGCTTGAGGAAACCGATTGGCTTCTAAACTTGGCTTCTGAAAATGACTTTATGAAAGGTGTGGTGGGCTGGTTGCCTCTGGCAGACAAAAACATTAAACAGATTTTAGAAGAATATAAAAGCAATCAGTGGTTGAAAGGTGTTCGGCACGTGGTTCAGGGAGAACTTGATCCCGAATTCATTTTAAGGAAAGATTTTAATTGTGGAATTTCACTATTAAAAGACTACAATCTGGTTTATGATATTCTTGTTTTTGAACACCAACTGCCCAATACGATACATTTTGTTGATCAGCATCCCGAACAGCAGTTTGTCGTAGATCATATTGCGAAGCCCAAAATTAAAATAAACGAATTGGAACCCTGGGCAAAAAACATAAAAGAGTTGGCAAAACGCGAAAACGTTTCGTGTAAAATAAGCGGAATGGTTACCGAGGCTGACTACAAACTATGGACAGAAGAACAACTCACCCCGTATTTAGAAACAGTTTTTGAGGTTTTTGGCCCGTCTCGGCTGATGTTTGGTTCCGACTGGCCAGTATGCCTGGTAGCCACAAGCTATTCCAACTGGATTTTTTTGGTTAAAAAATCTATTTCAAAGTTTACGATAGACGAACAGGATTTAATCCTGTATGAAAATGCACAAAGGATATACAATATTTAA
- a CDS encoding zinc-binding alcohol dehydrogenase family protein produces the protein MKAIEITNPGEVKIVEREMPQIGKGDVLLKIKYVGFCGSDLSTYLGKNPMVRYPRIPGHEISAVIEKTGENVPEGFQKGQAVTVVPYTNCGQCSSCKQKRFNACRFNETLGVQREGAMAQYIAVPWQKVLKHEALSEVQLALVEPLTVGFHAIDNGKVTDIDIVVIFGCGMIGSGAIVRAKLRGATVIAVDIDNVKLKIAQQLGADFTINSRDQDLHEELHEITNGDGPNVAIEAAGNPLTYRAAIDEVAYAGRVVCIGYAGTEVSFTTKLWVQKELEIMGSRNANPSDFEAVIKYLKSSHIDEKILISKTVSPEDAPMAMKEWSEDPGKIMKILVQF, from the coding sequence ATGAAAGCAATTGAAATAACTAATCCCGGCGAGGTAAAAATAGTAGAACGGGAAATGCCGCAAATTGGAAAAGGAGATGTTCTTCTTAAAATAAAATATGTAGGGTTTTGTGGCTCCGATTTAAGTACTTACCTCGGGAAAAATCCAATGGTACGCTACCCTCGTATTCCGGGGCATGAAATATCGGCAGTTATCGAAAAAACCGGAGAGAATGTTCCTGAAGGATTTCAGAAAGGACAAGCTGTTACAGTTGTTCCTTATACCAATTGTGGACAATGCTCGTCGTGTAAACAAAAGCGTTTTAATGCCTGCCGTTTTAATGAGACTCTGGGGGTTCAGCGCGAAGGGGCAATGGCACAATACATTGCTGTTCCATGGCAAAAAGTGTTAAAACATGAAGCTTTGTCGGAAGTGCAACTTGCTTTGGTAGAGCCGCTAACTGTTGGTTTTCACGCCATCGACAACGGAAAAGTTACAGATATTGATATAGTCGTGATATTTGGTTGTGGAATGATTGGAAGCGGGGCAATTGTGCGTGCAAAACTGCGTGGCGCGACGGTTATTGCGGTAGATATCGATAATGTGAAACTCAAAATTGCTCAACAGTTGGGTGCCGATTTCACAATTAATTCGAGAGATCAGGATTTACACGAAGAACTTCATGAAATTACAAATGGAGATGGTCCAAATGTAGCAATTGAAGCTGCAGGAAATCCGCTTACATACCGTGCCGCCATTGACGAAGTTGCATATGCAGGTCGGGTAGTTTGTATTGGTTATGCCGGTACGGAGGTATCATTCACAACTAAGCTTTGGGTGCAGAAAGAATTGGAAATAATGGGATCGCGCAATGCAAATCCGTCAGACTTTGAAGCAGTGATAAAGTATCTGAAAAGCAGCCACATTGATGAGAAGATATTGATCTCAAAAACGGTAAGTCCGGAGGACGCGCCAATGGCAATGAAAGAATGGTCTGAAGACCCAGGGAAAATTATGAAAATACTGGTTCAGTTCTAA